The Arachis ipaensis cultivar K30076 chromosome B05, Araip1.1, whole genome shotgun sequence nucleotide sequence GTTGACCAAACTTGTGCATTGTAAAAAACAATTCTTTAGCAGCTATCGGTTTCCCCCCTCTGCAAAATCCATCAATAAGGGCAGTCCAAGTAACAACATTCAGATTTAGTCCTTTATTGATCATTTCTTCCAAAAGATAAATAGCCTTGTTAATCCTTTTGATCTTGCACCACCCGTGGATTAACGACGTATAAGTCCTAACATTTGGTAGGCATCCCTTGTGAACCATCAAATCAAATACTTTCTTGGCCTCCTCAATTTGACTTAGTAAACAATAACCAGCAATCATTGAGTTATAGGTGACAACATCAGGCTCCTCGCCCATTCGTACCATCTGACCAAGTATGGCTCTAGCACTGGAAATCTTCCCCTCTTTACAAAGAGCATCCACTAAAATATTAAAAGTATATGTATCCGGCATAATTCCCTTTTGCTTCCTCTCACTGAGTAAAGACGCAGCCTCTTGCCATCTGCTGAAAGTACAGAGTCCTTGAATCAAGCTATTGTAAGTGATAGTATCGGGTTGAAGACCTTTCGTTGTCATTTCGGAGAATAGACTCAAAGCCTCAGATACCAGCCCATCCTTGCAAAGGCTATCCACAATTGTGCTATAACCCGTAACATCAACACTTGGTTTGCACTTTCTTGTTTCTGCCTTCCTTAGAATGCCAATGGCAGCAGGGATTTTGCCAATCTTGCACAATCCATTTATAATTGCTCCAAAGGTGCGGCTGTTGGGTTGATACCCCATGTTATCCATGTGGTCAGCTAACCATATAGCAAGATCCACATTGCCTTCAATACAAAGACCATTAACAATGGCGGTAAATGTGACCACATCGGGCTCCAAGCCGATTTTGAACATCATCCCCACCACAGAGAAGGCAAAGGGAGTGTGATTCAAACGGCACAGACAATTGACAACAATACTGAGAGTAAATGTATCAGATTTGAGTCCTAAGGAGAACACGTGTTTGATTAAAGAAATGGCGACTGTGTAATGCTTCATCTTAACAATAGAGCCAAACAAAAGGTTGAAGTCCTTCACACATGGCAAAGGATTCATGGAAAGCATTTGCTGAAAAAGATGCAAAGCAGGATCAAGGTTTTGGAGATTCCTAATAGAATTAATGAGATAGGTTCTGTCCTTGATGGCATGAATATGAGTGGAATAAGAGAGGGAAGTGCGAAGAAGGAAGGGTTTGGGACGGGAAAGAGTACCTAACTGATTTTGCTGCCAAAAGAGACGCAGAGAAGTTCTAGTTGATGAACGCAACATGAGCGATGATTGATGAGGGTTTCTGCAAGATGAAGTACTCACCAGTGATCACACCTGCTACACTCGCCACAAGGTTCTCAACTCAAGTCCATGGCGGTTTTAAGGTAAAAgtctaattatattttatataatcgTTTAATTATATGTATTgttttaaataattattcaaataattaatataatataattatttttgttaatatattattACATAATTAGATacaattcaaaattattttatacttatCAAAATTACAAACTTATTTGAGNNNNNNNNNNNNNNNNNNNNNNNNNGCCATTAATaatgtaaataaattaaatatttttattttttattttataacatccgttggtttttatttattttttcattaataATTAATTCCTACAAAACCTATCTCATTAATTTTCTCCATAGGATTCAAAgatctttttaaaataataaaacgcTTTATTAAATCACAAGATCAAAATTTACTTTACATAAATCTCAAACAAACCCACTCCACAatgtttttctaaaaaaattaaaaaattttttttatttttattaaaatataaatttataaagtacttttttatataaaaacaaattgttaataaagtaaataaactaatatctattaatattttttattatcttcAAGGTATTTGAACTCAGGTTTAAGGGTTtgtcgctggccaatgggttgctaagcgagattcgaacccccgacacttgtttaagcagaCAAGTGAGCTGACCACTTGACCAACCTAAGTTgatttacttttttatttatagTAAAAAGGTATTTTTAGAATTACAAGTAAATGATAAAAGTTTTAGGGTTTTGTTAGACAATGATTTTTGTGAACAATGGGCTTTAAAATTGgtccaataaagtaaaaaaatactcCACTATTAGGATAATCATTCAcacacctaatgaattgaacatccaccCATTATTAACTATGCATGAGTAAACCGAATCAAAAggaataaccatccaattaaaaataatgaacataatcatctgcatacctattAAACTGAACATCCGACATAtatattgttcacattgtttagtattcttATTGCTTACTTATACTTTTCCAAAGTGTTATGCTTCTACTACAAGTAGTTTTATATATAAATGAAACTGATCTCAAGTTCTCAACTGACCTTGATTTTTTGCTtcaaagatttacaagatgataaTAGCATTTAGCCTTAGCTCCCTAAGAAAGCATCAACCCTCTCATTTGTGGCCCTTGACAAGAACTTCATACAAATAGGTGGCTTAATTCCAGCAAGGGCAAGAACTGAATCTGGCTGAGTCCATATTCCTTCACCACATATCAAACCAGAAGCTACAGCTGCTCCCAAAGTATCTGCTTTGGCCTTGTTAATCTTTTCCCACACAAACAATATCAAACTTCCAACACACATTTCAATGGCAAAGTATGGTCCTATGTAGAAAGGAATGGCCATTGTCATTGGAACTGGTATAAACCTCCCTTTCTTACCCAAGAGATCTTTGATCAAGTTTATTATAATGGCAGAACCAAAGAgaacataagaaagcaataagCAATTCTTTGGTAGAATCTTAAAGCCTTATACTCCTAATACTGCCATGTTCCGAAAAACCAATGCATATGGGGCAGGGTATTCACTTGTAACTGTCCCAAGGTCAGGAAATGCATTGTAGAAAATCCAGAAGACACAAGGAGAAACTACACAACCCATGGTTGTACCAATTACTTGGCTTACAAACATGGAGCGAGGCGAAGCAAGGGTGAGGAGCCAGTCTTAAAATCCTGTGTAAGGTCAGAGGCTGTGGAAACAATGTTCATCATCACTCCACAAGATGCAAGGCCAGCTAGAACTCCACCGTGCGACGAACCTGCCCATGCTCCAATTGTGAAGATAGCAATATTTCCATATGTGGATGCCAGTGACCAATCTGTTAGGCCTCAACCATAAGCATTGCAGAATGCCAATGTTGGAGCAGTGAGGTAGATAACAAGTATGTAATACCATTTTAGTTGGTGAAAGATATGGGGCAAAGTGGCTATGGAAATGGCAGCAATAGCAACATAGCCTCCAACTGCGAACCATGTTGGAATCTGATCTTTAAGAAAGAGTTCAGTGCGGCACTGATCATCATAAGATTGCTTAAGACTCAAGGAAGAGTCCTGATCATCAACAGGAAGAACATTTTTCCCTTTGTTTGTGTCGGATATGAGAATACAAACCGAAGAAGGTATGAGTTATCACTTTGAAGAAGTTATATAAACCATCTCTAAGGATCATGCCTATGGATATAAATACCTGAGATCAAGGTGTAAGGTAATCCAATTAGTTGATAGACCTCACTCAATTCCATTGAAAGAATGCTAGTGGGACTAGAGGTTCTTTACAACCGGAAACTTACCCTATAACCTTGGATTCCATGAAGGCTTCCACCACCAAGGTCCTTAGGATACCAATCACCTTCTTTGTTCTCTATGATTGACCACATTATCCCCCAAGAAAAAATTCCTCCAAGGAGCACTGATATATTTATGATGTAGGGGCAAATCATTCCCACTCCAATGTAGGTTACTGAGAAATCAAAGTAAAACCTGAAAACAAGTGGAGATTGGATTAATAACTCTCTAATTGAGGATAGATTATGCAGTTCTCATGTTGAGATAAATAAAATTGATCTAAAATGAAGAGGTGTTAGCAATTAGCATACCTGTTCTGATATGCCTTGAGTCCCAGTGAAGGGAAGGCTTGAAATCCACATTGCTCAGCAGCTGTATAGAACCATTGAAAGAAACCCCAGAAGAAACTGAAACTGAAAAATTTTCCCAATTTCACTTGCTTcctgagaaagaagaaaaggacaGGTGATTAATTTTGGAAATTGAACTTTGATGCTGTTATTTCTAGTAAGCTAAAGTCTTTTGAATTGCCTACTTTGCTAGTTTTGCTCCCTGAGGAGTGTGGAAGCTGTTGATGAGATGCGCGGTGGCAGCACCACTTGGATATGTCAACTTGAAGTCAATGATCATAACCTGCAATGAAAACATTAGATGCAAAATTCAATCAAGACAAGAGTAATGGATACTACAATTAATGTTCCAAGAATTAGGCATACCTTTCTTAAAGGTACAACTGAGAAGAGGCCAAGAAAGCTAGCAACAAATAGGAAAGCAATCATCCACCCTAATTTGGGATCCTCAATGAGAATTTTCATTCAGTATTAAAAACAATGATCTGAGATAAGATATAGTATGTTAAAATTTTTTCTGAGTTGTTACTTGAAGCTGATAGAAAACATCAACTTTTTACTCATCTCACCCAAAAAAGTACAAGAAGGCTATTCTATTATAAGCTTTTAGGTTTAGGCATTTTCACATAAACAGTCATTTTAATCAGTGATACTACACAATTAAAATGTTTTAACCAGTGCTATCCATACCAAAACAAAATTATTACACTTGAATACATAAATATTTAGATGTACTCTTAACCTTTCTCTTTGAAGATTTTGCTGTAAAGTTTatcttattcaaaaaaaaaaaaaaacactgaaCAAGGGAAATTATCTCACCATTTTATAAGCAATGAAATTAATAGCCAAGGTCAATAATACATAACTTAGTTTGCTTAAAAATGATactgaaaatttgaaaataactcattaatttcttgttaattttaatgATAAGAAGGACACTGTTAGACTAATCACATATCGAATTTTCAAGGAATGAATGCAATGATGATAGAGTCCAACAACCACTTTAGAAAGAACGTATATCGCTAAAAACTATGCCAGAGGAAGTAACAACACATGTTTGGATGACTGTGTTCTCCTGTATTGTAAAAGGTTGCCTCAACATTCCAAACTTTTCTAAGAACTTAGTCCATGTCTTCAAAAAGAAGAACCCAAGAAGGCCTGCTGAGACGTTCAGCGAAGGTATAATACCGGTTGTGAGGTCGAGCTTCATCACAATGAAGGTGAAGAATAAGCTGAGTGCAATGCTCATGCAAAGGCTCTCGAAGTAAGCTGGTTTCTCCATGATGGCACCACTTTGTGCTGAAACACCCTCTCCACTAAAACCTCCTCTTCTTTTGGCTTCTTGTCATTTTGTTCGAGTTCATTTTCATCATTTGTATGGTCATGAAGAGATTCAAAACGACCCTATCccgaatccatttttggccattTCTCAGTAGCGACCAAAGGATAGAAGTTGATGAAGAGTGGGAACCAGAGAGAAGAGAAAGGTTGAATTAGTGAATGAATGTAGTTGAATTGATTGAAGTAAATCTCGTTTACATATGCTGCACACTTAATGCTATATATATTACTACATGTTGCAGATGTCAAAAGAGGCAATATATATAACTGgattaaagtttgaatttcactttagagagtaaagtttgATCTTCTACcgttgaatagtttctctttcatatttattattggtcccacctatgaaatcaatggtgagagatcacactttactctctaaagtgaaattcaaactttagaggatccaaatcctatATAACTAAACAGATTCTGTTTTAACAGAATCTTCACTTGGATAAATAGTATTAGTAAGTAAATTATGTCAATTAGTTACTTGTGTTGAACGGAGCCTAATATTAAAAAGCTAGAAGACTAAGAATATATTAAAACACTACCTTCAACTCTGTATTGTTTAGATAGTATAAATTTAAAATGTATACGTGTTGCTTAGAGATATATTATATCATATGTAAATTAATATTAAACTTAGAAATTAATTTGTAAAAAATATTAtacaatatatttatttaatttggcANNNNNNNNNNNNNNNNNNNNNNNNNNNNNNNNNNNNTTGttgattttatctttttttatgttatatttaAATACTTTGGTACAATGATGAAATTATTAGATAAAATATAAGTatgaatattattaatattttgataattaaaaaccacattcaattttttaattttattttttataaatcatgACAACATGTATTTTCAACAATATTATTACAACTAAATGATATTAAAAAAATGTAAATCGTTGAAAAAAAATGATATATAAGTGACAAAGAAACTATATAACTTATGAATACAATCACACAATCATCTAATACATATGTttagcaaattaaaaaaaaaaaaaaactatggtCATCAACCAAATTCTAGTTGTGCATAAAATTAACAAGAATGGGgagggagaaagagaaagaagtatGAAATTATGTTAGAGGAGATAAAGAAAATGTGTAAAGTAAATGttgatttatataataaatattattaatgtTGTGATAATTAAAAACGacattcaattttttaattttatttttcatgaaccatgacaacatatatttttaataatattattacaactaaatgatattaaaaaattataaattgttgAAAGGAAAAAGAAGTGATACGACAAAGACACTATCTAACTCATGAATATAATTacataaagaaatagaaaaattaataaatacaaTCACACAATCACCTAATACATATGTTTAGCAAATTGGAAAATAAAAACTATAGTCATCAACCAAATTTCAGTTGTGCAAAAAATTAGTAAGAATgaagagaaagaaggagaaagaaaaagaggtaTGAGATTATGTGAGAGGAGATAAAGAAAATATGTAAAGTGAATATTAATTTATATAGTAAATATAAAAATGAGTAATGAGTACGAAAGGAAACTTAAgctctattttaatatatttaatatattacTAATAGATATATAGGTACTTGTTTTAAAAGAATTCAGTACATGGTACAAACGATAGGAATTTGATGAGTGAATGTGGTAACTATGAGTTTGGAATATGCATGATGAATTCATTGAGCAATTGACCATGTATAAATGGACATTGACTTCATCACTGTACTAGTAGAGAGATAAAGAGCATGTGAACGTAATCACTAGTTGGTGTCTCAAAAGTCACAGGTCTGCTAGTAATCATGCAGAATCTGTTTTTATTGGTTGACACTTTAGTCCAagttagttaaaaaataaaaatactctaTTTCCCATTATATATTTATTCTTTTAGTTGTGCTTTTATAATTTTGAGAAAATACAATTAATAAATATAGCAGAACTGAGTTCAGGCTTGAGCACAAAAACATAGACTAGTGATTGAAATAAAATCTAACTGACATACATACTCCAAAGGTTGTCAATAATTTATGTGGTGTGAATTGGCAGAGAATAATATTCCACGGATTGGACTGGATTTGGAATTTACAACCAAAAGGGACACAAAATGGAGCATGTTATGGTCACTTTTACTGAGAACTACTTGTTGGTAATAATGTAACTTTGTCTTGAAGTTTTATAAAACTGCATCAAGGAGGAGGCTCACACAAGCAAAGGGGGGCAATGGCCCTCCCAAGTCCCAACCTTTCAAATTTAAACACAAATTATATGTATTTTCCATTTTNNNNNNNNNNNNNNNNNNNNNNNNNNNNNNNNNNNNNNNNNNNNNNNNNNNNNNNNNNNNNNNNNNNNNNNNNNNNNNNNNNNNNNNNNNNNNNNNNNNNNNNNNNNNNNNNNNNNNNNNNNNNNNNNNNNNNNNNNNNNNNNNCGAGGGAGGGGGAGGGGGGGTGGCTGCTGCCACCGTAGTCACCCCTGTGCCCCTTACAAATTCCagatgaaaatgatttttgaagccTCAAATGACACACATGGAAACATATACTAGCTAATATATCTTGATATAACATCATACATCAACAAGTTTTGCAGCTTTGCTTCACAAATTTACAAGGCAATAACATGCATTAAGACTTTCATAAGATACTAAACCCATATCAATTTTAACCTGAAACCGTTAAGAAAGTATCTACCTTAGCATTAGTGGCCCTAGACAAGAATTTCATACAAATAGGCGGTTTAACTCCAGCAAGAGCAAGAATTGAAGCAGGTAGAGTCCATATTCCATCGCCGCATATCAAACCAGAAGCTACAGCCGGTCCAAAAGCATCTGCCTTGGCCTTGTTTACCTTTTCCCACACAAACAATACCAGGCTTCCAACACACATATCAATGGCAAAGTAGGATCCTAGATAGAATGGTATTGCCATAGCCATTGGAAGTGGTATGAACCTCCCTCTCTTACCCAAGCAATCTTTAATCAAGTTTATCAGTATGGCAGAACCAAAGAAGATATAACAAAGCAACAGGCAATTTTGTGGTAGTGTCTTAAAGCCTTGCACCCCCAATATCGCCATGTTACGGTACACTATTGCGTACGGGGCAGGGTATTCGCTTTTATGTGTCCCAAGATCAGGAAATGCCTTGTAGAAAATCCAAAAGACACTAGGGGATATAATACAACCCATTGTTGTACCAATAATTTGGCTCACAAACATGGAGCGAGGTGAAGCGAGGGTAAGGTAGCCAGTCTTAAAATCCTGCATCAAGTCAGAAGCTGTGGAAACAATGTTCATCATCACTCCACAAGCTGCAAGGCCAGCTATAACTCCACCATGTGATGAACCAGCCCATGCTCCAATTGTGAAGATTGCAAGCTTTCCGTAGGTGGATGCAAGTGACCAATCTGTTAGCCCACAGCCATAAGCATTGCAGAATGCTAAGGTGGGAGCAACGAGGTAGATAACAATTATGTAGTACCACTTTAGTTGGTGAAATATGTGTGGCAAAGTGGCTGTAGAGATGGCAGCAATAGCAACATAGCCCCCAATGGCGAACCATGTGGGAATCTGATCTTTAAGAAAGACTTGGGTACGCCGCTCATCATCATAAGATAGCTGAGGAGTTGAGGGAGAGTCTTGACCAGCAACAGGGAGAACATTCTCCTTTTGTTTATCACGAATTTGAGTATACAATCCCAAAAATGTATGGCTTAGCACCTTGACAAAGTTATATAATCCATCTCCCAGGATCATGGCTATGGC carries:
- the LOC107644604 gene encoding putative pentatricopeptide repeat-containing protein At1g12700, mitochondrial isoform X1; this encodes MLRSSTRTSLRLFWQQNQLGTLSRPKPFLLRTSLSYSTHIHAIKDRTYLINSIRNLQNLDPALHLFQQMLSMNPLPCVKDFNLLFGSIVKMKHYTVAISLIKHVFSLGLKSDTFTLSIVVNCLCRLNHTPFAFSVVGMMFKIGLEPDVVTFTAIVNGLCIEGNVDLAIWLADHMDNMGYQPNSRTFGAIINGLCKIGKIPAAIGILRKAETRKCKPSVDVTGYSTIVDSLCKDGLVSEALSLFSEMTTKGLQPDTITYNSLIQGLCTFSRWQEAASLLSERKQKGIMPDTYTFNILVDALCKEGKISSARAILGQMVRMGEEPDVVTYNSMIAGYCLLSQIEEAKKVFDLMVHKGCLPNVRTYTSLIHGWCKIKRINKAIYLLEEMINKGLNLNVVTWTALIDGFCRGGKPIAAKELFFTMHKFGQHPNVPTCRIILDGLFKFHLFSDAISLFREIEKNNLDLDIEIYNVVLDGMCNAGKLNDAWELFSCLPAKGLKRDVYTYTIMIQGLCREGLVVDAEELLMNMEEDGCLPNSCTYNVFVQGLLRQNDVPKSIKCLQIMKDKGFSADATTVKLLIDYFSVHNGENAFQEFVQKIT
- the LOC107644604 gene encoding putative pentatricopeptide repeat-containing protein At1g12700, mitochondrial isoform X2; protein product: MLSMNPLPCVKDFNLLFGSIVKMKHYTVAISLIKHVFSLGLKSDTFTLSIVVNCLCRLNHTPFAFSVVGMMFKIGLEPDVVTFTAIVNGLCIEGNVDLAIWLADHMDNMGYQPNSRTFGAIINGLCKIGKIPAAIGILRKAETRKCKPSVDVTGYSTIVDSLCKDGLVSEALSLFSEMTTKGLQPDTITYNSLIQGLCTFSRWQEAASLLSERKQKGIMPDTYTFNILVDALCKEGKISSARAILGQMVRMGEEPDVVTYNSMIAGYCLLSQIEEAKKVFDLMVHKGCLPNVRTYTSLIHGWCKIKRINKAIYLLEEMINKGLNLNVVTWTALIDGFCRGGKPIAAKELFFTMHKFGQHPNVPTCRIILDGLFKFHLFSDAISLFREIEKNNLDLDIEIYNVVLDGMCNAGKLNDAWELFSCLPAKGLKRDVYTYTIMIQGLCREGLVVDAEELLMNMEEDGCLPNSCTYNVFVQGLLRQNDVPKSIKCLQIMKDKGFSADATTVKLLIDYFSVHNGENAFQEFVQKIT
- the LOC107644606 gene encoding probable metal-nicotianamine transporter YSL7, coding for MAQSRSEERVVNNNNNGFESIDDGDEHNSQNGKKKLMKEEEVSVERVFQHQLVPSWRKQLTVRAFAVSLVLSILFSFIVMKLNLTTGIIPSLNVSAGLLGFFFIKIWTKFLQGSGMLKQPFTRQENTVIQTCVVASSGIAFSGGFGSYLFGMSKRVADQSSDTSDYKNPSLGWIIAFLFVVSFLGLFSVVPLRKIMVIDFKLTYPSGTATAHLINSFHTPQGAKLAKKQVKVLGKFFSLSFLWGFFQWFYTATDDCGFQAFPTLGLKAFENKFFFDFSAIYVGVGMICPYIINISVLLGGILSWGVMWPLIKNKEGDWYPKGLGESSLHGIQGYRVFIAIAMILGDGLYNFVKVLSHTFLGLYTQIRDKQKENVLPVAGQDSPSTPQLSYDDERRTQVFLKDQIPTWFAIGGYVAIAAISTATLPHIFHQLKWYYIIVIYLVAPTLAFCNAYGCGLTDWSLASTYGKLAIFTIGAWAGSSHGGVIAGLAACGVMMNIVSTASDLMQDFKTGYLTLASPRSMFVSQIIGTTMGCIISPSVFWIFYKAFPDLGTHKSEYPAPYAIVYRNMAILGVQGFKTLPQNCLLLCYIFFGSAILINLIKDCLGKRGRFIPLPMAMAIPFYLGSYFAIDMCVGSLVLFVWEKVNKAKADAFGPAVASGLICGDGIWTLPASILALAGVKPPICMKFLSRATNAKVDTFLTVSG